The following proteins are co-located in the Pseudoalteromonas rubra genome:
- the pbpC gene encoding penicillin-binding protein 1C, giving the protein MISARPIRPPGYPARIILAIGGLGLLLLSWLDWRYPLPQPYPDGPATVVTARDGQQLRAFSDNRGVHRYRITLEQVDPFYVTALLDYEDRWFYYHPGVNPLALCRALWQWLANGRIISGGSTLTMQVARLLDPHERSIPGKLKQIARALQLEWHYSKTEILTLYLNLAPFGGNIEGVEAASRRYFNKPARHLSINQSALLVVLPQKPSYNRPDRYPERARAMRNKVLRRLVDSQLVDTEQLALLSREPISLSYDAQPPLAPLLSRQLKRQYPRQHVIRTTLDHTLQQRLSKLLANTKHRLTGKSSAAVLIVHNQRAQVLAYQGSVDFRDDSRFAHVDMIRAVRSPGSTLKPFIYGLGLDLGLIHSQSLMSDIPSNFDGYKPQNLTGQFNGPVSASKALQHSLNVPAIQLLHRIGAERFEQQLSNAQVKLHHQHANLAVGLGGTGIELIELARLYRALASQGKVRDLSLIAHNSRYPRSEYALLSPAASWITFEMLSQLSAPDRVVPSNRRKIAWKTGTSYGYRDFWAVGVSADYTVAVWVGRPDASPIVGYLGATRAAPLMFDVFDLLPADAHSLALPAQVKPVQICWPGGVAHQNTPDRACHTQLSAYTLNGMTPPTMHSQGHFVTDPGWPDDLASWLAQNNTPTQQAGNDQIRIIQPRSGQHYYRQQVTKIELTVSGGGDPQGNAVRWYINHEPYSSTTLPLSDYQGNVVITACFAEHCDQQNIVIHP; this is encoded by the coding sequence GTGATATCTGCTAGGCCAATACGACCTCCTGGCTACCCCGCTCGAATTATTCTGGCGATTGGGGGGCTGGGTCTGCTGCTACTAAGTTGGCTGGACTGGCGATATCCATTACCCCAGCCCTATCCGGATGGTCCGGCTACTGTGGTTACGGCACGTGATGGGCAACAATTACGCGCCTTCAGCGACAACCGGGGCGTGCATCGCTATCGAATCACCCTGGAGCAGGTTGATCCATTTTATGTGACTGCCCTGCTGGATTACGAAGATCGCTGGTTTTACTATCACCCCGGCGTCAACCCACTGGCACTGTGCAGAGCACTGTGGCAATGGCTGGCCAATGGCCGGATTATTTCTGGCGGTTCAACCCTGACCATGCAAGTAGCCCGGCTGCTTGACCCACATGAACGTTCAATCCCGGGCAAACTAAAGCAAATTGCCAGAGCCTTGCAACTGGAATGGCACTATAGCAAAACTGAGATCCTGACTTTATATCTCAACCTGGCACCATTTGGTGGAAATATCGAGGGCGTAGAAGCTGCATCGCGACGTTACTTTAACAAACCCGCCAGGCACCTATCGATTAACCAATCTGCCTTATTAGTCGTATTACCTCAAAAACCGTCCTACAACCGCCCGGATCGTTACCCCGAACGCGCAAGAGCGATGCGTAATAAAGTACTCCGACGACTAGTCGACAGCCAACTGGTAGATACCGAACAGCTAGCGCTATTGAGCCGGGAGCCAATAAGCTTATCCTATGACGCTCAACCACCTCTGGCCCCGTTGTTAAGTCGTCAACTAAAACGCCAATACCCGCGGCAGCATGTGATCCGTACCACCTTGGATCATACGCTACAGCAGCGCCTCAGCAAGTTACTGGCGAATACAAAGCACAGGTTAACCGGCAAAAGTTCAGCAGCCGTTCTGATAGTGCATAATCAGCGTGCTCAAGTATTGGCATACCAAGGCTCCGTTGATTTTCGCGATGATAGCCGGTTCGCGCATGTCGACATGATCCGCGCGGTGCGCTCCCCGGGTTCAACATTAAAACCGTTTATTTATGGGCTGGGACTGGATCTTGGCCTGATCCACAGTCAGAGCCTGATGAGCGATATCCCCAGCAATTTTGACGGCTATAAGCCACAAAACCTCACCGGACAATTTAATGGGCCAGTGAGCGCCAGCAAAGCTTTGCAGCACTCTCTCAATGTACCAGCGATTCAGTTGCTTCATAGGATCGGTGCCGAGCGCTTTGAACAGCAGCTGAGCAATGCCCAGGTTAAGCTGCATCATCAGCATGCTAACCTCGCAGTCGGACTGGGTGGCACTGGGATTGAATTAATCGAACTGGCGCGCCTGTATCGCGCACTGGCAAGTCAAGGCAAAGTCAGGGACTTATCTCTTATCGCTCACAACTCGCGTTATCCGCGTTCGGAATATGCTTTGCTTTCCCCTGCTGCCAGCTGGATCACATTTGAGATGCTTAGTCAGTTGTCGGCACCGGATCGGGTCGTCCCCAGCAATCGTCGCAAAATCGCCTGGAAAACCGGCACCAGCTATGGTTACCGGGATTTCTGGGCAGTTGGTGTAAGCGCAGACTACACGGTGGCAGTGTGGGTCGGTCGTCCTGATGCCAGCCCGATAGTCGGATATCTGGGAGCAACACGCGCCGCGCCTTTGATGTTTGACGTATTTGACTTACTTCCAGCTGATGCACATAGTCTCGCTTTACCTGCTCAGGTCAAGCCAGTACAGATCTGCTGGCCTGGTGGCGTGGCACACCAAAATACTCCTGACAGGGCTTGCCATACACAATTATCAGCCTACACCCTCAATGGCATGACCCCACCCACAATGCACAGTCAGGGACATTTTGTGACAGACCCCGGCTGGCCTGACGACCTTGCCAGCTGGCTGGCACAAAACAATACCCCCACACAACAGGCTGGCAACGACCAGATCCGCATTATTCAGCCACGCAGTGGTCAGCATTATTATCGTCAGCAGGTTACAAAGATAGAGTTAACGGTGTCGGGGGGAGGTGATCCGCAAGGTAATGCGGTTCGCTGGTATATCAATCATGAACCGTATAGCTCAACCACGCTGCCTTTGTCTGATTATCAGGGCAATGTGGTGATCACGGCTTGCTTTGCTGAACACTGTGACCAGCAGAATATCGTCATACATCCCTGA
- a CDS encoding alpha-2-macroglobulin family protein, with protein MSGKTPFHSFAVFVFFFIFLLQTGIQAQAKVMQQPKLAIVGSGPLVAKGSNQSIPITYQHIEAVDVELLRLNSAHDFLSRYYLTDKLYPSSLDRLQYTYDSVFADRFTLPTSTKTGTQSARLPIPKSLPSGWYIIVLKAPGMFNDLQAKHLLLTDLGIQAKVFKRHASFQVNQLSNGLPVSGARVKAYRKHELLREAKTDTHGAVHFDITLNRDDIIVAEYGEQDEPELALLPIKEVPLDLSDYQIGGRPYQEQEAYIYSNRDLVKPGETLPVNILLRDGDGIAIVDQPVTLSVTNPLQEEMLREQLSPQEGGFFSKRLHTGKSWPTGRYKVSVMLDPTAQSAIGHFEFQLEEFVPERMDLTFSGQRPFVSASSSMAVSVQGRYLFGSPAAGNTLKASLIHSAVRHYPGPYAAFFVGEDFYLSNRFQTLPDQRLSEQGTLALTLPTVPAGALKSPVKTQVNLSLLESGGAAVQRQLSYTSWKSHPLPAVKPAQAEFKYATDAEFEVALLSPDGQQLTSGELEVELSYDQGRYFWFYEEGIGWRRQSQPQWRSEARQTVNLIQNTHTVLFPVNWGNYRLTVTDINSQIKTVYDFYAGWYRGYQQLKAKPQHLTVQLDKTHYQAGEIVTVELEAPADGQLQLALETDKVLWSQSHTVRKGKTTLRVPLDKALARHDLYLSATLLSGQSRTLQRHFGIVPVRLAREDRELMLSLTLPDKIAPLKPLTVEIQADNMAGSEASNSWVTLSIVDKGILNLSRYYPVDPHHYLFNQRRYGGDVVDLYSRRYDNRPDPFAQSRFGSDSNERSDNRNDDLVESKTVILMTQPVKLIDGKASVTLDMPDYNGEVQIVATAFNQSQVGHYVDSRPVSAPVISELSVPRFLVPGDETSVTLDLHNVSGRKQTLSVSLQPSGPIQFTEDTTFTMTLDDQAHWSKTLRLVVANAPLSRTATVQIELQNTDITQTRSWSVPIKAIEPDIIQATSLMLSPGQSHQISPALWHGLHVDKADAGTLYASHTPRLPIREYATALRAYPYGCAEQTTSKAWPFLLRHPQLDGALQQALQSKQAEAEQLNDPRTLVSQAVQRLKTMQKPSGGFALWDSQGAEHPWLSAYVTEFLTQAQSRFPGTVPQSMLNRAHYRMLRYTRDNLVDDLSQDAYEATAAKSFAAYLASQRGQVSYSDLESLRITDYPSRLSILHMASALANVGATQQAALLLRQASTLNRTDTYIADYGSELRDDAQSALILTKLAKHTALRTQSRALQTSLLEQLPDQALKTWLSTQERAALLRTAVHVNKADPDNPVRLEINDQQLQHPAVISHTLTQTMTLRNPHDEPVYVQLMAKGRLKLDPSIANEISPFNTLETKRMVRRLFDLNGQPLDKTRFKVGERVVVVLDVQLKEPVPDALLIERIPAGFVLENPALMQGFPVSQLLPEHVTLAPTEHTEYRNDRYVAALRLTTQKYQFAYVLRAEVPGIYQVPPSYLESMYRPHKHVIYWQYPYQLEVER; from the coding sequence ATGTCGGGTAAAACCCCCTTTCATTCCTTTGCCGTGTTTGTTTTCTTTTTTATCTTCTTATTGCAAACGGGCATTCAGGCTCAAGCCAAAGTCATGCAGCAACCTAAACTGGCCATTGTTGGCTCGGGACCCCTGGTCGCTAAAGGATCCAACCAGTCTATTCCAATCACCTATCAGCATATTGAAGCTGTGGATGTGGAATTGCTGCGGCTCAACAGTGCACACGACTTTCTTAGCCGTTACTACCTGACAGACAAGCTCTATCCCAGCTCGCTGGATAGACTGCAATACACCTACGACAGTGTCTTTGCCGACCGATTTACGCTGCCCACCAGCACCAAAACAGGCACCCAGTCAGCCCGATTGCCCATTCCCAAATCCTTACCCAGCGGATGGTATATCATCGTATTAAAGGCGCCCGGCATGTTTAATGATTTACAGGCAAAACATCTGCTACTGACTGATTTGGGCATACAGGCCAAAGTATTTAAGCGCCATGCCAGCTTTCAGGTAAACCAGCTGTCCAATGGATTGCCTGTGTCAGGTGCCAGGGTTAAGGCCTACCGCAAGCATGAACTACTGCGCGAGGCCAAAACCGATACGCATGGCGCCGTGCATTTTGATATCACACTGAACCGCGATGACATCATCGTTGCTGAGTACGGTGAGCAGGACGAGCCTGAACTAGCATTATTGCCCATCAAGGAAGTCCCGCTTGATTTATCAGATTACCAGATTGGTGGCCGACCCTATCAGGAACAGGAAGCCTACATATACAGCAACCGAGATTTAGTTAAACCGGGTGAGACTTTACCCGTGAACATTCTTTTGCGAGATGGTGACGGCATCGCAATTGTTGATCAGCCCGTTACGCTCAGCGTAACCAACCCCTTGCAAGAGGAAATGCTCCGCGAACAACTGAGCCCTCAAGAGGGCGGTTTCTTTAGTAAACGCCTTCATACAGGAAAAAGCTGGCCAACCGGGCGCTACAAAGTGTCGGTAATGCTCGACCCCACTGCGCAGTCAGCAATCGGTCATTTTGAGTTTCAATTGGAAGAGTTTGTGCCTGAACGCATGGATTTGACCTTCAGCGGACAACGGCCATTCGTCAGTGCCAGCTCCTCCATGGCGGTCTCCGTACAAGGGCGTTACTTGTTTGGCAGTCCCGCGGCAGGCAATACGTTAAAAGCCAGTCTGATTCATTCTGCCGTGCGTCACTATCCGGGTCCCTATGCCGCTTTTTTCGTGGGCGAAGATTTTTACCTGAGTAACCGTTTTCAGACACTGCCAGATCAGCGCTTATCTGAACAGGGAACCCTGGCACTGACTCTGCCCACAGTGCCTGCCGGAGCACTCAAAAGCCCGGTAAAAACCCAAGTTAATTTAAGCCTGCTTGAGTCCGGCGGCGCGGCGGTGCAACGCCAGCTAAGTTACACCAGCTGGAAATCACACCCGCTACCGGCGGTGAAACCCGCACAGGCAGAGTTTAAATACGCCACGGATGCCGAGTTTGAAGTGGCGCTGTTGAGCCCGGATGGTCAGCAGTTAACAAGTGGTGAGCTGGAGGTCGAACTCAGTTACGACCAGGGTCGTTACTTCTGGTTTTATGAAGAAGGCATAGGCTGGCGTCGTCAGTCTCAGCCACAGTGGCGCAGTGAAGCCAGGCAAACCGTCAACCTGATCCAGAACACTCACACAGTACTCTTCCCGGTAAATTGGGGCAACTATCGACTAACCGTCACTGACATAAACAGTCAGATTAAAACCGTTTATGACTTTTACGCTGGCTGGTATCGGGGTTATCAGCAACTTAAGGCCAAACCACAACATCTCACTGTGCAACTGGATAAAACCCATTACCAGGCCGGCGAAATCGTGACGGTCGAATTGGAGGCCCCGGCTGATGGACAACTGCAATTGGCGCTGGAGACCGACAAAGTGCTGTGGTCACAAAGTCACACCGTACGTAAAGGAAAGACGACGCTGCGCGTACCTTTAGATAAAGCACTGGCTCGCCACGATCTGTATCTCAGTGCAACCTTGCTCAGTGGTCAATCCCGCACGCTACAACGTCATTTTGGCATTGTCCCAGTCAGGCTGGCGCGGGAAGACCGCGAGCTGATGCTTAGCCTGACTTTGCCAGACAAAATAGCGCCACTCAAACCACTCACTGTCGAGATCCAGGCTGACAATATGGCGGGATCTGAGGCCAGCAATAGCTGGGTAACTTTGTCCATCGTTGATAAAGGGATCCTGAACCTGAGCCGCTATTACCCGGTAGACCCACATCATTACCTGTTTAATCAACGTCGTTACGGAGGCGATGTGGTTGATTTGTATTCTCGACGCTATGATAACCGCCCCGACCCGTTTGCGCAGTCCCGCTTTGGCAGTGACAGCAATGAACGCAGCGACAACCGCAATGATGACCTGGTCGAAAGCAAAACCGTGATCCTGATGACTCAACCGGTGAAACTGATTGACGGCAAAGCGAGCGTCACGCTCGATATGCCAGACTACAACGGCGAGGTTCAAATCGTCGCGACCGCTTTCAATCAATCCCAAGTAGGTCACTACGTCGACTCCCGACCGGTCAGCGCCCCTGTTATTTCAGAGCTCAGCGTTCCACGCTTTTTAGTCCCGGGCGATGAAACTTCCGTCACGCTGGACTTGCATAACGTCAGTGGCCGAAAGCAGACCTTATCCGTCAGCCTCCAGCCTTCTGGCCCTATTCAGTTTACCGAAGACACCACTTTTACAATGACGCTGGACGACCAAGCACATTGGAGCAAGACCCTGCGCCTGGTGGTTGCCAACGCTCCCTTGTCACGCACCGCAACCGTACAAATTGAGTTGCAGAATACAGACATCACACAAACACGCAGCTGGTCTGTGCCCATCAAAGCCATTGAGCCTGACATAATACAAGCCACCAGCCTGATGCTCTCTCCCGGACAGAGCCATCAAATCAGTCCAGCACTTTGGCATGGGTTGCACGTCGACAAGGCGGATGCAGGTACCCTTTACGCTAGTCATACGCCCAGATTACCTATTCGGGAATATGCCACCGCTTTGCGTGCCTACCCTTATGGCTGCGCAGAGCAGACCACCAGCAAAGCCTGGCCGTTTCTGCTCAGGCACCCGCAACTTGATGGTGCTTTACAGCAAGCGCTGCAGAGCAAACAGGCCGAGGCAGAACAACTAAACGACCCCCGCACACTGGTCAGTCAGGCTGTACAACGGCTCAAAACCATGCAAAAGCCCAGTGGTGGTTTTGCTCTGTGGGATAGCCAGGGCGCTGAGCATCCCTGGTTAAGCGCTTATGTCACAGAGTTTTTAACCCAGGCGCAAAGCCGTTTTCCAGGCACAGTCCCGCAAAGTATGCTCAACCGAGCACACTACCGCATGCTCAGATATACCCGGGATAACCTGGTCGATGACCTCAGCCAGGATGCGTATGAAGCAACCGCAGCAAAGAGCTTCGCAGCTTATCTTGCTAGTCAGCGCGGTCAGGTGAGCTACAGCGACTTAGAGTCTTTGCGGATCACCGACTATCCGTCCAGATTAAGCATACTGCATATGGCGTCGGCACTGGCCAATGTCGGTGCTACCCAACAGGCAGCGTTACTGCTCAGACAAGCCAGCACACTTAATCGTACTGACACCTATATTGCCGACTACGGCTCTGAACTGCGTGACGACGCCCAGTCAGCCCTGATACTAACGAAACTGGCAAAGCATACCGCATTGCGCACTCAGTCACGTGCGCTTCAGACAAGCTTGCTGGAACAACTGCCAGATCAAGCCCTGAAAACCTGGCTCAGCACGCAAGAGCGTGCCGCTTTGCTGCGTACTGCCGTACACGTCAACAAGGCCGACCCAGACAACCCAGTGCGACTGGAAATAAATGACCAGCAATTACAGCACCCTGCGGTGATCAGTCATACACTTACGCAAACGATGACACTACGCAACCCACATGACGAGCCAGTTTATGTCCAATTGATGGCTAAAGGCCGCCTCAAACTGGATCCCAGCATCGCAAATGAGATTAGTCCGTTTAACACTCTGGAAACCAAGCGTATGGTCAGACGCCTGTTTGATTTGAATGGGCAACCTTTGGATAAGACCCGTTTCAAAGTCGGCGAGCGTGTGGTCGTGGTGCTTGATGTACAGCTCAAAGAGCCCGTGCCGGATGCACTCTTAATTGAGCGCATCCCCGCTGGATTTGTACTTGAGAACCCCGCACTAATGCAAGGGTTTCCGGTCTCACAATTACTGCCTGAACACGTCACATTGGCGCCCACAGAGCACACTGAATACCGCAACGATCGTTATGTCGCAGCACTCAGGCTCACAACCCAAAAATACCAGTTTGCTTATGTACTGCGAGCAGAAGTGCCCGGTATTTACCAGGTACCGCCAAGTTACCTGGAATCTATGTATCGACCTCATAAACATGTCATTTATTGGCAATATCCGTATCAATTAGAGGTCGAGCGCTGA
- a CDS encoding mannose-1-phosphate guanylyltransferase/mannose-6-phosphate isomerase: MILPVILCGGSGTRLWPMSRERYPKQFLQLGSEHTLLQDTLLRLEPDDHQPALVICNEVHRFICAEQMRAIGYQAGGIILEPEGRNTAPAIALAALKACKTGDDPILLVLASDHYIGDVSAFRQSIERGLTLAQAGKLVTFGIVPDSPHTGYGYIQCGSPLPHATGDDMGAEVAAFIEKPDVQTAQGYLEQGGYLWNSGIFLFKASEYLNELAQHRPDILQACEQAMAEPQADLDFIRVNREAFLTVPSESIDYAVMEHTEHAAVVPLNAKWNDIGSFEALWQTLSKDPQNNAHIGNVMALNTRDNLVFAQERLVATVGVQDLVVVDTKDALLVAHRSQSQTIKSLVDELKDRELAQVTDHREVYRPWGKYDIVDQDQRFLVKRITVRPGHSLSRQLHYHRAEHWVVVSGTAEVEIGEERRLLCEDQSVFIPATVVHRLSNPGKVDLQLIEVQSGSYLGEDDIIRFEDDYTRGTHDFS; the protein is encoded by the coding sequence ATGATATTACCGGTTATTTTGTGTGGTGGCTCCGGAACCCGATTATGGCCCATGTCGCGCGAACGCTACCCCAAACAGTTTTTGCAGCTGGGCTCTGAGCACACGCTGTTGCAGGACACTTTACTGAGACTTGAGCCAGACGATCATCAGCCAGCACTGGTGATATGCAATGAAGTACACCGTTTTATTTGTGCGGAGCAAATGCGCGCCATTGGCTATCAGGCTGGTGGGATTATATTAGAGCCAGAAGGGCGCAACACGGCACCAGCCATCGCTCTGGCAGCGCTCAAAGCCTGTAAAACAGGAGACGATCCAATATTGCTTGTACTGGCGTCTGATCACTACATTGGTGATGTTTCAGCATTCCGTCAGAGTATTGAGCGGGGTCTGACTTTGGCGCAGGCGGGCAAATTGGTGACCTTTGGTATTGTGCCCGACAGCCCGCACACAGGGTACGGATACATTCAATGTGGTTCGCCCCTTCCCCATGCTACTGGAGATGACATGGGTGCTGAGGTCGCAGCGTTTATTGAAAAGCCTGATGTGCAAACAGCACAAGGCTATCTTGAGCAAGGCGGTTATCTCTGGAACAGCGGTATATTTTTATTTAAAGCAAGTGAATACTTAAATGAGTTGGCGCAGCACAGACCGGATATCTTGCAGGCCTGCGAACAGGCGATGGCAGAGCCGCAAGCAGATCTGGATTTCATCCGTGTCAATCGTGAGGCGTTTTTAACGGTCCCCTCCGAATCAATAGACTATGCCGTAATGGAGCACACAGAGCATGCTGCAGTCGTTCCTCTGAATGCGAAGTGGAACGACATCGGGAGCTTTGAAGCGCTTTGGCAAACCCTAAGCAAAGACCCCCAGAACAATGCCCATATCGGCAATGTCATGGCGCTGAACACACGAGATAACCTGGTCTTCGCACAGGAGCGTCTGGTGGCAACCGTTGGGGTGCAGGATCTGGTGGTTGTTGATACCAAAGATGCATTGTTGGTGGCTCACCGCAGTCAGAGTCAGACAATTAAGTCACTGGTGGATGAGTTGAAAGATCGTGAATTAGCACAAGTAACAGACCACAGAGAAGTTTATCGACCCTGGGGCAAGTATGACATTGTTGATCAGGATCAGCGCTTTTTGGTGAAACGGATCACAGTCAGACCCGGACATAGCCTGTCACGACAATTGCATTATCACCGGGCGGAACATTGGGTGGTGGTGTCAGGCACTGCTGAAGTGGAGATAGGTGAAGAGCGTCGCTTGTTGTGCGAGGATCAGTCGGTGTTTATTCCAGCCACTGTGGTACATCGGCTCAGCAATCCCGGTAAAGTTGATTTACAACTGATAGAGGTACAATCGGGCA